The genomic region GCCGTCTTCCGCATCATCAACGGCCTGCTGAAGCTCGGCGCCGACGTGATCCACAAGGGCAACGCCAAGGTCCATGTGTCCGGCCATGCCGCGGCAGGGGAGCTGCTGTACTGCTACAACATCCTCGAGCCGCTCAACGCCATGCCGGTGCACGGCGAGACGCGCCACCTGATCGCCAACGGCAAGATCGCGGAGGAGTCGGGCGTTCCGGCGGCCAGCATCCTGCTTGCGGACAACGGCACGGTGATCGACCTGCGGGACCACCAGGCCGACATCGTGGGCCAGGTTGAGGTCGGCTTCGTGTATGTGGACGGCTCCAGCGTCGGCGAAATCACCGACGCCGACCTTAAGGACCGCCGAGTCCTCGGCGACGAAGGCTTCATCTCCATCATCACCGTCATCAACCGGGCCACAGGCAAGGTTGTCTCCGGGCCCGAGATCCACGCCCGCGGCGTCGCCGAGGACGACTCGGTCTTCGACGACATCATCCCCAAGATCAACGCCGCGCTGGAGGAGGCCGTGCTCAGCAACGCGGACCACACCAACCACCAGCTGCAGCAGATCGTTCGCCGGGCCGTCGGCACGTGGGTCAACCGCAAGCTGCGCCGGCGCCCCATGATCATCCCGGTGGTGCTGGAGGCTTAAGTGACGGTGCCCGGGGGCTGAACACAGCCCCCGAAGGCCCGGAAATCCGCGGTTCCGCGGCCACAGTGGAGTACCGTGGCAGATATGGCCACTCGTACTTCCCCCGCGCCAAAACGTACCCCCAACAGCAAAACGGGCGCATCCGCAGGCCGCAGCGGCTCCTCGGCGGCCAAATCCGGCCGGGCCGGATCGTCCGGCGGCAGCGCCCGGACGCGTCAGCTTCCCGCCGTCGAACACCGGCAGCCCTGGCTGCTGCGGGTGGCCGGCGGGGCCTGGCTGGGCATCGGCCACCTGGTGGGCGGGGGAGTGCGCCGCATCGGCCAGGACGTCAGCGACGTGGCAGCCGAAGACCGCCGTGACGGTGCCGCCCTGTTCAACCTGGCCCTGGCGGTCTTCATCGCCACCTTCGCCTGGTGGGGTTTCCGCGGCTGGTTCCCGGACGCTGTCTACGCCGTGGTCAACGGCACTTTCGGCTGGATGTCGCTGGTCCTGCCGCTCATGCTCTTCGTGTGCGCCTGCAGGCTGTTCCGTCAGCCTGTGGACGGCCGCGGAAACAACCGCGTGGGCATCGGCTTCCTCATCATGACGTTCGCAGGCTGCGGCATTGCGCACATCGTGGGCGGCCAGCCGACCGTCAGTGAGGGCTTCGACGGGCTGCGGCAGGCCGGAGGCATGCTGGGATTCCTGGCAGCCTCCCCGCTGGCCGCCATCCACCCCGCCGTCCCGGTGGTCCTGTACGGGCTACTGGCCTTCGTGTCGGTGCTCATCGTCACGGCGACGCCGTTCGGAGCCATTCCGCGGCGGCTGCGTGGTGCCTATGAGCACCTGATGGGCATCGACCTTCAGGAGAACGACGGCGACGCCCACGACCGCAGCTACCCGTACGAAAACACCCCTCCCGCCCCGAAGAAGAAGCGTAAGCGGCTCTTTGGCAAGGGTGAGGAAGCTGACCCCAAGCTGGAGGGCTACGTCGGAGACGAAGCCTTTGAGCACGCCGTGATCGAGGACGACGATCCGTCACCGTCCGCCGGCAAGGGAACCCCCGCCGTGGCCCCCGGAGTCCGGCGCCCCACCCAGGCGGAGATCGCCGTCGAGAAGATCAAGGCAGCCCAGGGGCTCGGCGCCAAGGGCGCCGACGCCGAGAACGCTACCGAAGCCATCCCGCTCGTGGTTCCGGGCATGGCCGGTTCGGCGAATGCACCCGGTGCAGCTCCCGGTGCTGCCGTGCAGGTGCCTTCCAAGCCTGTGGCGCCTGCGCCGCTGCCCACCCCCATTCCGCAGCGCACGGAGCAGCTGTCCCTCGCGGGCGACGTCACGTACACGCTGCCGTCGTCTGATGTGCTGACGCCCGGATCCATTCCCAAGGAGCGCACGGAAGCCAACGACGCCGTCGTGGCCGCCCTGACGGACACGCTCCAGCAGTTCAACGTGGATGCCTCCGTGACCGGCTTCAGCCGGGGTCCGACCGTGACCCGCTATGAGATCGAACTGGCGCCCGGCACCAAGGTGGAGCGGGTCACCGCGCTTTCCAAGAACATCTCGTACGCCGTTGCCTCGAGCGACGTCCGCATCCTCAGCCCCATTCCCGGCAAGTCGGCCATCGGTATTGAGATCCCCAACACGGACCGTGAGACGGTGTCGCTGGGCGATGTCCTGCGCAGCCAGAACGCGCGCCGCACGGACCACCCCATGGTCATGGGCGTCGGCAAGGACGTCGAGGGCGGCTACGTCGTGGCCAACCTCGCGAAAATGCCCCACCTGCTGGTGGCCGGTGCCACCGGTGCCGGTAAGTCTTCGTTCGTGAACTCCATGATCACGTCCCTGCTGATGCGCGCCACCCCCGACGAGGTCCGCATGGTCATGGTCGACCCCAAGCGCGTGGAACTTACCGCCTACGAAGGCGTGCCCCACCTCATCACCCCCATCATCACCAACCCCAAAAAGGCGGCCGAGGCACTCCAGTGGGTGGTCCGCGAGATGGACGCCCGCTATGACGACCTCGCCAACTACGGCTTCAAGCACGTCGACGACTTCAATAAGGCAGTGCGCGCCGGCAAGGTCCAGCCGCCCGTGGACTCCAAGCGCGTCATCCGGCCCTACCCGTACCTCCTGGTGATCGTCGATGAGCTCGCCGACCTGATGATGGTGGCGCCGCGCGATGTCGAGGATTCCATCGTCCGCATCACGCAGCTGGCCCGTGCCGCCGGCATCCACCTGGTGCTCGCCACGCAGCGCCCGTCCGTTGACGTGGTCACCGGCCTGATCAAGGCCAACGTGCCGTCCCGCATGGCCTTCGCCACCTCATCCGTTACCGACTCCCGCGTGGTCCTGGACCAGCCCGGTGCAGAGAAGCTGATCGGTCAGGGTGACGCCCTGTTCCTTCCGATGGGTGCCTCCAAGGCGATGCGTGTGCAGGGCGCCTGGGTCACCGAATCCGAGATCCACAAGGTGGTTGAACACGTCAAGGGCCAGCTCCAGGCTGTTTACCGTGACGACGTCGCACCCGAAGCGCAGAAGAAGCAGATCGACGACGACATCGGGGACGACCTCGAAGTGCTGCTGCAGGCCACGGAGCTGGTGGTCACCACACAGTTCGGTTCGACGTCCATGCTGCAGCGCAAGCTCCGCGTCGGGTTCGCCAAGGCCGGCCGCCTCATGGACCTGCTCGAATCACGCGGCGTGGTTGGCCCGTCTGAAGGTTCCAAGGCGCGCGATGTGCTGGTCAAGCCGGACGACCTCGCCGCCGTGCTGGCTGCGATGAAGGGCCAGGAAGCGCCGGCCATGGCCGATGCGCAGACCGCCGCGCTCAGCGACAACGCCAACGCCAACATCGCGCAGGGCGGCTACGCGGAGGACCTCGTTGCCGCGGACCTGGACAACCGCACCCAGAGCATCGACTATCACGACGGCGCCGACAGTTCCGGTGACGACGAGGACGGTTCCGAGGACGCCTGGTCCCTCACCGGCCGGTAGTCCTAAGGTGATGAAGAAGAAGTCGGCAGTGCCGAAGACGGTAGCCTAGAAGGGTGACAAGCACCGAAGCGACCGCGGCCGGCTCCAACAGCTCCGGGATCTGGAATCTTCCCAACATCCTCACGATGCTCCGCATTGTGCTGGTGCCGTTCTTCGTGTGGTTCCTCATCGCCGATGCCCCGGGACTGCAGAGCGAGTCCGGCGGGTGGCGCTGGGCAGCAGTGGCCACGTTTGCCGTCGCGATTTACACGGACAAGCTCGACGGCGACATCGCCCGCAGCAGGGGACTGGTCACCGACTTCGGCAAGATCGCCGATCCGATCGCGGACAAGCTGCTGACCGGCTCTGCGCTGGTCATGCTGTGCGTACTGAGTGAGCTGCCATGGTGGATCACGATCGTGATCCTGGTCCGCGAGTGGGGCATCACCGCGCTTCGGTTCTTCGTGATCCGCTACGGCGTCATCCCGGCATCGCGCGGCGGAAAGCTCAAGACGGTCGTCCAGACCGTGGCGATCTTCCTCTACCTTCTTCCGTTGGCATCCATCGCACCGTGGCTGACCTGGGTGGCCTTCGCCGTGATGCTGGCAGCCGTGCTGATCACCGTCTGGACCGGCATCGAATACGTCGTCCAGGCGCTGAAAGTCAGGTCGGAGGGGCTCCGCCGGCGCGCTGCTGACCGTGGCCAGCAGGAATCCGCGAACCGGGGCCTCCCCAAGCAGGAAACACCCAATCAGGACATTCCCAAGCAGGACATCCCCAAGCAGGAGGGCCAACCGTGAGGAATCTGCACCGGATTGCCGGGGAGGCCGTCGCTGCGGCCGTCGGGCGTGGCGTCACCGTTGCCACCGCGGAGTCACTCACCGCCGGCATGGTCGCCGCCGTATTGGCCGACACTCCGGGGGCGTCTGCCATGCTGCAAGGCGGCGTGGTCTCCTACAACAACGCCGTAAAACGGGACGTTCTTGGCGTCCCGCAAGACCTGCTGGACGCCGTCGGATCGGTGGACGAAGCGGTGGCTGCCGCTATGGCGGAAGGCGCCCGGCGGATCTGCGGCGCGGACCTGGCCGTCTCCACCACGGGCGTAGCCGGGCCGGATGCACATGACGGCAAGGCCGTGGGAACGGTGTTCGTGGGCGTCGCCACCGCACACGGTGTGGAGACCTTTCCCTACAGCTTTCAGGGCACCCGGGCAGAGATCCGCGGGCTTGCCTGTGGCGCTGCTTTGGAGCGTCTTCAGGAGGCCCTGGCTGCGTTAAGCTGAGTTTCCGGCTACGCTGACCTGGCCCCCCGACTGCGCTAAGCTACCCGCAGTAAGGTTGCCGGGAACAAAAAGTGAGTCCGAATAGTTGTCACATTGTGTCGCCTCCGCCTGAGGGAGGCGCCTAGGATGAAGAGAACATATGCGGTTTACGTCACAGTAAACCGGAACCATGAGGGAGCAAGGCGATACAGATGGTAAAGCAGCCCGTGTCCGTAAACGGCGTTGTCCGCTGGAAGGACGTGGGCCTCGCCGATCAGGCCAAGAGCGAACAGAAGGAGCGCAAGATGGTTGTACTTCGTCACGAAATCGGTGATGTACTGCGCGATGTCCGCCAGCGTCAAGGGCGTACCCTCCGCGAAGTCTCGCACAGCGCCCGGGTCTCCCTGGGGTACCTGAGTGAAGTGGAACGCGGCCAGAAGGAAGCCTCCTCGGAACTCCTGTCCTCGATCTGTTCGGCCCTGGATGTTCCGCTTTCCAGCATGCTCCGCGAGGTCAGCGACCGCGTGGCCGTCGCTGAAGGCGTTGCGGTGCCGGACACCGTCCCGCAGGAATTCTCCCAGCGCTACGGCCGGGACCTTGAGCGTGACCTGAGCAGCGAGCTTAACAACGAGCTCGCCACGGAACTGCTCTCCAGCGCCCGGTAACTGAGTCCCGTAATCCGGGCCAGATAACTACAGCGAAGGCCTCCGGCAATGTGCCGGAGGCCTTCGTCGTGCCTGAAATCCTATTTAGTCGGCTGCCTGGCTGTCCTGGCTAGGAAGCACCGTCTACTAGGAGTCACCGTCGCGGGGGAATCCGTCACGTTCGTACGTGGCGTTGAGTTTGGCCATGTAGGTGGCCAGCGCCTCAAGGTCCTCCACCGGCCATTCGCCCAGGCGCTCCCGGAAAACCTGCCGCCGGGCATCCTGCACCTGGTGCATCTTCTCTTCGCCCTCGGCGGTAAGCCGGATCGTTTGCGCCCGGCCGTCCAGCGGGTCGGCTTCCTTGAGCACCAGGCCGATGCTTTCAAGGAAGGCGATCTGCCTGCTGACGGAAGGCTTGCCGACGCCGATGCAGGATGCAAGTTCGGTAAGCCGGATGGGGCCGTTCTTACGGATCACGGTGAGAAGGCCGTAGGCGGCCGGCTCCATATCCGGGTGGACCTCGCGGGACAGTTGCTGGGAAATGGACCTGGCCCGCCGCCAGAAAAGGCTGATCTGATGCTCCACGTTGGTCAGTGCCGTATCAAGCGTGTCCTCGAAGGGGGCAGTGGCTCCGGGGGCTTCAGCGGGGTTGCTCATGGCAACCATTCTAGAGTCAGTGTCCGTGAGAGACTCTATTGAGTGAGAATTAGTGATTTCTGGCGGCTGATGGACGATGAATTCGGCTCCGGCTACTCGCGCGTACTGGGTGGCTCGCTCGTCCTTGCTGGCGTCGGCGGCCGTACGGCGAACCAAGCCCTCGCCGCGGGCGTCAGTCCGCGCGACGTCTGGCTGGCAGTCTGTGACGTGCAGGACGTGCCCGAGGAGCGCCGGCTCGGCCGCGATATCAAGCCGCGACAGGACGGCCCCGACCTGGTCTGAGAGGCTCTCCGCCCGCGATGAGAAGCTGCTGACACGCCGACCGATTGTTCGAATATCTGTTCGGGTGCGACTATGCTCTTTGGCAGCGGGTTATCCACATACGCACGCCTGCCCGGTAAGAATGTCAGCGGGTGGCGCTAGCGTCGGTGATGACAGACAGAGGGCCGCAGAGGCCCCTCCAAAGCGAGAAAGCATTAGAGGTGTGAACCATGGCGGCAGCCCCGGATCGTGAAAAAGCGCTGGAAGCAGCGCTCGCGCAGATTGACAAGCAGTTCGGCAAGGGATCGATCATGCGGCTGGGCGACGAAACACGTGCCCCCATCGAGGTCATCCCCACCGGCTCCATCGCGCTGGATGTCGCGCTGGGAATCGGCGGCCTGCCGCGCGGCCGCGTCGTGGAAATTTACGGCCCGGAATCCTCGGGTAAGACCACCGTTGCCCTGCACGCTGTGGCCAACGCCCAGCGTGCCGGCGGCATCGCTGCCTTCATTGACGCCGAGCACGCCCTTGATCCCGACTACGCCGCCAAGCTCGGCGTGGACACGGACGCCCTGCTGGTCTCCCAGCCGGACACCGGTGAGCAGGCCCTGGAAATCATGGACATGTTGGTGGGTTCAGGTTCACTGGACATCGTGGTCATCGACTCCGTGGCAGCACTGGTGCCCCGCGCCGAAATCGAAGGCGACATGGGCGACAGCCACGTCGGCCTGCAGGCACGCC from Arthrobacter globiformis harbors:
- a CDS encoding FtsK/SpoIIIE family DNA translocase; the encoded protein is MATRTSPAPKRTPNSKTGASAGRSGSSAAKSGRAGSSGGSARTRQLPAVEHRQPWLLRVAGGAWLGIGHLVGGGVRRIGQDVSDVAAEDRRDGAALFNLALAVFIATFAWWGFRGWFPDAVYAVVNGTFGWMSLVLPLMLFVCACRLFRQPVDGRGNNRVGIGFLIMTFAGCGIAHIVGGQPTVSEGFDGLRQAGGMLGFLAASPLAAIHPAVPVVLYGLLAFVSVLIVTATPFGAIPRRLRGAYEHLMGIDLQENDGDAHDRSYPYENTPPAPKKKRKRLFGKGEEADPKLEGYVGDEAFEHAVIEDDDPSPSAGKGTPAVAPGVRRPTQAEIAVEKIKAAQGLGAKGADAENATEAIPLVVPGMAGSANAPGAAPGAAVQVPSKPVAPAPLPTPIPQRTEQLSLAGDVTYTLPSSDVLTPGSIPKERTEANDAVVAALTDTLQQFNVDASVTGFSRGPTVTRYEIELAPGTKVERVTALSKNISYAVASSDVRILSPIPGKSAIGIEIPNTDRETVSLGDVLRSQNARRTDHPMVMGVGKDVEGGYVVANLAKMPHLLVAGATGAGKSSFVNSMITSLLMRATPDEVRMVMVDPKRVELTAYEGVPHLITPIITNPKKAAEALQWVVREMDARYDDLANYGFKHVDDFNKAVRAGKVQPPVDSKRVIRPYPYLLVIVDELADLMMVAPRDVEDSIVRITQLARAAGIHLVLATQRPSVDVVTGLIKANVPSRMAFATSSVTDSRVVLDQPGAEKLIGQGDALFLPMGASKAMRVQGAWVTESEIHKVVEHVKGQLQAVYRDDVAPEAQKKQIDDDIGDDLEVLLQATELVVTTQFGSTSMLQRKLRVGFAKAGRLMDLLESRGVVGPSEGSKARDVLVKPDDLAAVLAAMKGQEAPAMADAQTAALSDNANANIAQGGYAEDLVAADLDNRTQSIDYHDGADSSGDDEDGSEDAWSLTGR
- the pgsA gene encoding CDP-diacylglycerol--glycerol-3-phosphate 3-phosphatidyltransferase, giving the protein MTSTEATAAGSNSSGIWNLPNILTMLRIVLVPFFVWFLIADAPGLQSESGGWRWAAVATFAVAIYTDKLDGDIARSRGLVTDFGKIADPIADKLLTGSALVMLCVLSELPWWITIVILVREWGITALRFFVIRYGVIPASRGGKLKTVVQTVAIFLYLLPLASIAPWLTWVAFAVMLAAVLITVWTGIEYVVQALKVRSEGLRRRAADRGQQESANRGLPKQETPNQDIPKQDIPKQEGQP
- a CDS encoding CinA family protein, coding for MRNLHRIAGEAVAAAVGRGVTVATAESLTAGMVAAVLADTPGASAMLQGGVVSYNNAVKRDVLGVPQDLLDAVGSVDEAVAAAMAEGARRICGADLAVSTTGVAGPDAHDGKAVGTVFVGVATAHGVETFPYSFQGTRAEIRGLACGAALERLQEALAALS
- a CDS encoding helix-turn-helix domain-containing protein, coding for MVKQPVSVNGVVRWKDVGLADQAKSEQKERKMVVLRHEIGDVLRDVRQRQGRTLREVSHSARVSLGYLSEVERGQKEASSELLSSICSALDVPLSSMLREVSDRVAVAEGVAVPDTVPQEFSQRYGRDLERDLSSELNNELATELLSSAR
- a CDS encoding MarR family winged helix-turn-helix transcriptional regulator, which gives rise to MSNPAEAPGATAPFEDTLDTALTNVEHQISLFWRRARSISQQLSREVHPDMEPAAYGLLTVIRKNGPIRLTELASCIGVGKPSVSRQIAFLESIGLVLKEADPLDGRAQTIRLTAEGEEKMHQVQDARRQVFRERLGEWPVEDLEALATYMAKLNATYERDGFPRDGDS
- a CDS encoding DUF3046 domain-containing protein, with product MRISDFWRLMDDEFGSGYSRVLGGSLVLAGVGGRTANQALAAGVSPRDVWLAVCDVQDVPEERRLGRDIKPRQDGPDLV